The Torulaspora delbrueckii CBS 1146 chromosome 1, complete genome DNA segment CTTTCCCTGTCATTAAGTGATTTGAAGTCATCTGGATCAAATGATATCAATTCGGTTATGCAACGCTTTTTTTTATTCATTGGCAGATTTAAGCTTCTGTTCTCTGCAATGGCTCCAAATGGCTCAACCATTTGTCTAGATGGGAAGGGAGCTGACGAAGATATTGCTCCACGCttgactttcttcttttcttcctgaAGCGCGATACTGGAGACCACAGAagctttcaatttcaatggctCTGATTCTGGCCTGAAATTATTAAAGAGGTCCTTTAAAGTCgtcttcttgaagcttgAAGGAGGTTCCACTCGACTGACAGTCGGGAGTCTTGATCCATTATTCTCGCTTTCAATCCCCAGATGCAACTCGTCGTTAAAGTCATCATCTAATGCTATGATTTCCGGTTCTTCAGAAAATTCCTTTGGCAACATAGTATCACCTTTCTTCTGCCGACTACTCATCAAAAAGCTTTGTACCGATGGTCCTCCTTTTTCCTTGGGAGTCGGTTGGCtagttttcaaaggtgaGGAAGAGCCAACTTCACCAGACATGTCTATCGACTCCAGAGTCTCGTCCTCGTTATATGTTGGCTCCTGGACCTCGTTTGTATTCGCTTCAGCTCTTCTTGCCTTCGTGTTGCCATTGAGTAATTCTGATAACGAAACGGCTGCCTTCATCTCAACCAGTCATAACCAGAGGACCTTACCAGACTACAACGAGGATGATAATCGTAGTCGGGACTCACTGACAAGTTTAAATTTATTTGAATACgccttttgaagaagatgagcGTTCCCTTTCGCGTCTTTTCTACCATTCGGGCGTCAGGCAAAACCTGTCAAATGAAACTCGTGAAGGCTAAGGACATCAGGGCTGCCCATCCCCGCCTGCATTAAGCACTAACCTTTGATTGTCTATTTCACAGTACTACTTGCACATATATCCGTTATTTAGTAGCGTTCCTTCAGCCTAGAGGCGACAGTACGTAAATTACCATAAACTTTGCCCGGTGGAGAACCTAAAATCAAACTTACCACAGCTTCTCTTGCCATTCTAATATGTGTGAACCCACCTAAAATATGAATCTTTGAATCGGCTAAGACAATTCTCGTCCTCGTAGCATTTTCGATGGCAAACTTGGTCTTACCGTCCTTACCTGCAATACGACCAATGGCTCTCGAAAGATGGTCCCCATTTAGAGTCTTGACATCCTTAATTTCAAATGTCTCGATGTAAAGATCATCCAATCTCAGCAAAGCGATAGAATCATCGAGGTCAAACCCCAAAGTGAACGCCTTTATGAAATCAGCACCTTTCTGTAAAGCTCCTGGATCTGTAGTATGTTTTGGGTTTGTCCTCAGTTCCACGGATtttgtcttcaaattcattctAACCTGAAGTTTCAAATGCTCCACTAAAGGTGGGTAAATTTTTGTCCagttgtttctcaaagGAGTCATTCTATGAGGAGGAACTGCAACCTTTCTACTCTCCAACTTTACCTTTCCCTCCTTGGCAAGATTGGCGGAGCCAAAACGTGGTTTTCCTTGATCATCCAATACCACACCTTTCGATTCTTTCGACTGCTTCTTTACACCCTCTTCATTTGCAGCCTCCTGAActtcagcttcttgacCCAACATaacatcgtcatcgtcctcatcgtcAATACTTTCCTTATTATTAACACCAATGATCCTACTAGCTCCAtcaatttctccatttcCAGTTGCCACTTCTGATTTCCTCAAAGCAGTTGGTGCcaccattttcaaactACCAATTCAATGCAAATCTAGGTCAAAAACAAGAGTCTCAGCACAAACTTTCTACCTCAATAGCTGATTATTATGCTTCATctcgatgagatgagctgtgaaaaatttcgaaTTAATCAAGAGAAAAGTAATACAAGCCCGATGAAGTCACGTGATACACAACATCATATACATACACGGCGAGCTGGTTTAAAACTAACCATCATTGAttaacaacttcaatgaGTATTGAAGACTAATATTGTTTTGTTTTGAGAGCAATTTCCGCTAAAAGGGTTTGTTCTGCCGCCGTTAAGAGTAAATAATACAaataagttcatcaaaaggATACTGAAAGTGATTCATTCCACACATATCACAAGCAGAACATGATACACTCAAGGGCTTACGTTAAAAATTGAATTTATGCATCGTGAGATGTTTCCTTAACTTTCATGCCAGATTTGGCCTCGGCGGCTAACTTCGAAATAATCCACAGAATGTAGTCTGGCATAATTAGaattaaaaaaatataCTTACAAAGAACTAAAGGCTTTTTCAACAACTCTCAACGGGTCCTTTAGGGTCCTTTAAGGTTCTTTAGTTCTAGAGTGATCATCGTCATTGCTATTTGGCTAAGGATGAGTGTTGTAGCTGACGTGTGAGACTTCCCACTCTCAGTGTTTGGTGTGTGACACACTTCATTGTGGTTCGACGCTGAAAGTAACAAATACTGTGAAATTAAGATAAAGTATATAAGTGACCAATTCCAAAGCGCTAAGCAAAGAACGAGGATCAAACGTTCCAGCTCGAATGACAATGTAATCGATTTCGATTAACAGCGTGTGATCTTCATTTAtatgaaagaaattgaatcaGCCAGAACTCAGACAAAAGAGCCTCCAGCCTAAACTCCGAGATGGTAAGGGATCAAGCTCGCTGAAAGTGCTGCATAAAAGAAGACTATCAGCATTAATCGAAGGAATGACTACGCTGCCCTTCACGAGGGGCGAAGTAGAATCAAAGATGGTAAGAGACCTTTTGAAAGCTCTATGAAGCTGTCTCTTGCATTTTGGGCTTCTCGCTTGCCACTTTTTTCACGAAGCTTTTTAGCCCGGGGGAGACTTTTCAGGAACGATGAGATTCCAGTAGTACAAAAGGTGCGTCTTAGTTCAATTGTTCACCAGAGCCAGCAAGCGTTCCGTTCTAAGGAGTTAATATATTGCCGCTCACATGAGGCCGTTTTACAGCCGAACTCTGATATGGACTTCAATATCGTCATTCTGCTCTCGAAATGCCTTTCGAACCCACTCAGCCCTCAAAGGTCAGTATAACTTCTCAAAGCTACGATGTCTGCACAGTGGGAGCACATTTATGAATAGGTCTAGTGAAAGACATGAGGATTTGATGTCAAAGAATACTGACTACTTGCATGTTCAGAATATTTTACTTCGAAAGAATCAGGAAaggatgaacaagaagcaGGTTCTCTCTGAGGCAACAAACTTTTATGAGagattcaaaatcaatACAAAATGGTTGCTGATTCGAGGTAATAGACCATTTTCTGCTAATGAGATTAGTACAATGTTCTCTTGGCTGCTCATCTCTCAAATCGTCTGGATCATCCTGGGTACCACCACCTTCGTTTCCATCCTATTACTTATCTTCAACACAGTTTTCGCCAAGGAAATGGTCGGAAAGTGTATAGGGAAACTTCTCAACGTTTTTCTGGAGGATGTTGACATAAAGTTCGAAGATGCTCTGGTACCGGAGTGGAAGAAAGGCTGTATTCGTTTCAATAAGGTGGAATTGAAGACGATTAATCGAGATGATAGTGTGGATCAAAGTGCCGATAATTCTGAGCAAAACTTGAAGTTCAGCCTAAAATTTCACGAAATCGAACTGACCttatcattgaagaaatggcTATTGGGAAATGGGCCAATCAATGATTTGTCAGTTTATGGTATGAGAGGTGATGTAAGCGTAAACTACGCCTACGAGCAAACTCCACAGGATTTATTCATCGATTGGTTTTCTAACAAGGAGTATCGTTTAGGAAGAGTACAATTAACAGATTCGTGCGTTAACATTCATGATGAACAGCTCGATATGAAATACAGGGTTTCTATCTACAACTTAGTGATGCCTCAATTAAGGTTCGAATGGATGATTCCCGATTTCTTTAATGCCGATGTTGCAACAGGGGCCATCAACCATTCACTTTTTACAATTCACAAGAGGCAACATAAACTGGTATATTCGAATGAGCTAGAAAGAGATCTTTCCCCTTGGAAGAGAATCACTAGATTGAAATTAGATTCCATCAATGTTAAAGATTTGGGGTTGAACAAGAGTAACGTATTTAATTGGTTTGAGGATGGAAATTTAGAGATAACTGCAGATATTATGCTGCCAcatgaaagtgatgaaaacaaagaaaacaaatATATGGTGCTAGACTTTCGGTTCAAATTTAAGGATCTAAGGGCGCGCTTTCCTGACAATGCACCAAGATTATCTACAGGGGAAGAACTTATCTCATTGGAGGAGCTGAAACCTCTGATCTCTTTTATCAACACCCAAAATGGTTATTTCCGATCAATGGTGAATATAGAGAATACCAATGCGGTTTGGAATGCTCCCAATGTGTCAGTCAATAAGGTTGTTTCATATCCAAATGTCACAGTAATACCATCTGCTCAATGGAACGACGGCGAGGACGAGGTAGGCTCAAAAGGGCAGGAAATAATCAAGTTCCATGAACAGCCATTCCATAATAACAACGAAATTGTTCTCCGTTGTCGGATAGCGAAGAACATCCAGGAGTTAAATGACAAGGTGATGTTCCAAGAGACAGGTGTCTATGACACTTTAAGCATGGAACTGTACGTGGACCTTATTAGAATGGTGGAAGAATGGGAGtataagaagaagaatgattttATGAAGCTATGGGGCACCACGGTTGCCTCACAGCTCTTGTTGTTTGGTATCGGAGCCATGGTCTGAGTACCGAACATAACCTGTATATAGCAGATAATGACATTAATGACTTATTCTGAATTTTAGCATCATTCAAGAGTTCGCTCGCTCGCCTGATCTCTTATGACCCTGACGATCGGCAGGAAAGAGTCGTCCGGGGTATGACTGGGTTCCCGACCTTTAGAATGTGCTTTGGCACCGATTCCCATGAAAAGTGGCCTAGCTTCCTCATGCGGCAGTTTAATCTTTTTCTGTTCATTGGAatcatcttcctcatcgctATCCCATCCCATTCCTCTCAACATTGCTTTCccaaaatcttcaactgGAACTGcttcatattcttcttcagttgtGGTCTCAGGAATATTACTTAACCATCGGCTTTCTGAATTTGTCAGACGTTCTCTAGTAACCGACTTATCGTTTGGCAgttcttgatcatcatCTGTCGAATTTATTAATCCAAATTTAACTTCAGTCTCTTCTTTTACATCCAGTGCCTCCGCTAATGTTGATACTAGCCTCTTAGCCTTAATAACCAACTGTTTGGGTTTCTTTTCCTTAAACTCTTCGACATGTGTTATACTGATCTTAGCCTTACCTCCTGCACCTTCATCTCCACCGAAGACATTCTGTCTCTTCCGTTTCTTAGCATCCTTTTGGCCATTTTTCGACTTCTTATTGAGGTTCAGGCAAAATCCACCATTCATAGCTCTACTGATGTTGCTCGTCTATGTCCGGTACTTTGCATTACTCGTGTTCGGATTAGTTCTTTGATGCGTAAATCTTGTCAcatcaatttgagaaagaaaggAGATAGACGACGAGCTAGTATCCATCCCAGTGATGATACCGAGACGGCAAGTTCAGCTTACTATTTTTGGGAGGGCTGAGCTGCTTTATGTGACCGGGATCGTACAGAAGGCACATTTCACATCTAGAGGGTGCCTACTTCAGATATCAAAGGAATCTACGAGAACAGAGAACTCCAAGCAAACACGAACTCTATGGGACCTTTGGGAACCACGCTGGAAAAAAATTCAGAACCAATTGAATGATACACGGTCGCTGTTAAACAGATACTCATCACAATTGTCATATCATGCGTCAAAGGCCAAAACATCTATACAGGAAGCTAACAAGAAACTAGCAGCGCAAGAGCGGGAAAAGTCTGACCAGAGATTAAACTACAACAAAGATGTCAAAACGAGTGAGAAAATTAAGGATCTACCCTCACAGCGGGAGTTGCACCGGCGTAAATGGTCTCGGAAGTTGGAGTTTTATTTCGATTCACTACAAGAAACCATCTTTACCGCTACACGAGCACTAAACGATGTGACAGGATACTCCAGTATTCAGAGGCTACGTAACAGTATCGAGCTCTTGGAGAAAAGCACAGAAGAAAACCGGATcgagttgaagaagttgaaagatacaTACGCGGATGCTATCGAGCAAAGAACCAGGTCCCAAAAGGAATTAAATGAGTTGTTACAGAGGAAGAGCTCTTGGTCTCCCACGGACCTGGAGAGGTTCACTGAGATTTATAAGGACGATGCtctgaatttgaagaggGAACAGGAATTGAAGTTGGAGGTCTCTGCTAAAGAATCCAAGCAAGAAGAACTAGGAGATGATTTGTATCGAGCAATACTTACCCGTTACCATGAGGAACAGATTTGGTCCGATAAAATTAGAAGAACATCAACGTGGGGCACCTTCATTCTAATGGGAGTCAATATTTTCCTATTCTTGGTTTTCCAACTGCTGCTCGAACCATGGAAACGAAGAAGACTTACAAGATCGTTCGAAGATAAAGTAAAAAAGGCTCTTGAAGATTATTCTGTCGAACAGAATCTGAAGCTTGAGGCAATGTCTGCCAATATTAAAAGAGGCTCTTCaagagttgaagagccGCAAAGGATTACCACCGAGAAGGTACCACCTCAAGAACCTAGAATTGTACTTACAGCTCCAGAGCAGAGTGAACACGAAACAATCAAAAACAAACAACTCATAGAAAGAGTTTGGGCATGGATTAAGAACTTTGGCAATAAATTTCAaccatcttcaatttctcaatggGATTCACAGACTACTTTCTCCAACGTTGAACTATACACGTACTCGATTTTACTGCTCTTTTTGGGAGTAGTTTCGACAGCATTGATTAAATAAAAGAACATCTGTAAATAAATATGAAAGCATTGATGATCACTTTGGATTAACTATAACTATCTTTATCATGGGTAGTGTTTTAGGACGTGCATGACGATCTTGAAGTATAAGGTTTAAGCGCGGGTGGCAAAAACCTTGAATACCACAACAACCTGATCCATTACAAACCGACCATTGTGCAACCTGGCTAGTGTTTTGTGTACCCACGATTGGAACTATGGACGAGCTAGGTATTATAAACCCAGCGGAAACCGCAGTTGAGGAGAGAGCGGCTGTCAAATCATATGGAGCCCTTTTATCTCAGTTGAATAATAACAATGCTAACTTAGGATCGAATACTAGTTCTGATGtctatttgaaattgaagagactCGAAAAAGAGTATGAGTTGTTGACTTTGCAAGGAGACTACATTAAGGATGAGCAGCGTCATTTGAAGCGTGAACTGTTAAGGGCACAAGAGGAAGTTAAGAGAATTCAATCTGTGCCATTGGTTATTGGGCAATTTTTGGAACCAATAGATCAAAACACAGGCATTGTATCCAGTACGACAGGTATGAGCTATGTGGTGAGAATCCTGTCCACTTTAGATCGCGAGTTATTGAAGCCATCGATGTCTGTTGCTTTACACCGTCATTCTAATGCGCTAGTTGATATTCTACCTCCAGACTCAGACTCCAGTATATCGATTATGAGTGAAAATGAGAAACCTGATGTCACATACGCTGACGTTGGTGGGTTGGATATGCAAAAACAAGAGATTAGAGAAGCAGTGGAACTGCCTTTAACTCAAGCAGACCTTTACCAACAAATTGGTATTGATCCCCCAAGAGGTGTTTTACTATATGGACCACCAGGTACAGGTAAGACTATGCTTGTCAAAGCGGTGGCCAATAGTACAAATGCCGCGTTCATTAGAGTGAATGGTTCTGAATTCGTCCACAAATACCTTGGTGAAGGTCCTAGGATGGTGCGTGACGTCTTTAGACTGGCAAGAGAGAATGCTCCATCTATTATTTTCATTGACGAAGTGGATTCTATTGCTACCAAACGTTTTGATGCTCAAACTGGTTCTGATCGTGAAGTTCAACGTATATTGATAGAGCTATTAACCCAAATGGATGGGTTTGACCAATCCACTAACGTGAAAGTGATAATGGCTACCAATAGAGCAGACACTTTGGATCCCGCATTGCTAAGACCTGGTAGATTAGATAGAAAGATCGAGTTTCCATCTTTACGTGACAGGCGTGAGCGTCGTTTGATCTTTGGTACGATCGCTGCCAAGATGTCCTTAGCGCCAGAGACTGATCTTGATTCATTGATCATCCGCAATGATTCTTTGTCGGGTGCTACCATCGCTGCTATCATGCAAGAAGCCGGTTTGCGTGCTGTTAGAAAAAATAGGTATGTTATCCTACAAAGCGATTTGGAAGAGGCATATGCTGCGCAAGTCAAAACTGATAGTGATGTCGATAAGTTTGACTTCTACAAATAATGGAAGTAATGTCATCGGTGTAAAGTAAATAAGGACGTAGAGTGAAGCATGCATACAATTTTGAGTTGGTCGTTTCTGCTACAGAAGTGACACGTTATATACAGTGATCCCTGGTGCAAATGTGGAAAAGTCACCAAAATCCAGGTGATCAAGATCGAGGTGagctttttcttctctggCTGGAACAAGCATAAACTGTGAGAGCTTTTCTAAACGGCTTTTCACAGAATTTGGTGCAATTAGGTTGACGTTGGCTCCATTTCGCAGAAATTGATGTAATGTGGTATTGAGCAGTTCGATATCGCAGCCCTTCAGGTCCACAATGTGATTTTTAGTGGTTTCAAACGGTAAAAGGTCAATCGACTCGATATCGTTCTCTATCAACGTGGTGGATGTGGTCAACTCTTTATTCATATACATCCAAGTTGGTGGAGAGTAAGTTTTCCACCATATGTGAACCCCAAGAGGCGAGTCATCTCTTTGGAAGTAGCTTATGACCCTCAAAATCCCACCCTGATGATAGATGCCCATGACGATTGCTAGGAAGAGGTTAAATATCAACCATAACCTTTTAACGTGAACAGAACGAGTACTCTGAAAAAATGTTTGATCATCAAAACAGGAAAACATTTGAGGCGCTAGTGGTATTAAGAATCGCAATTCCTGATGTTTGAATGCGGAAAGCAGAAGTAAACCAGATAAGACTGACAACAATGGAAGATTTCTCGTAAAACTATTCATCGACCTCGgattcaagaacaaaaatgCAGGGCCCATAATTTGTGGCAAGTTCAACAGCATATGATTGTATCTTGGATGCAGACCATGCAACTGGAGGTTAGattcatcaaaattgtAAAGTAAATTATTCAATGGGGCGATAACCCATTTACTGCTTTGGTACAGCACAGTATCGATCTCAACAAATATCAAGCAACATATTAGCGATACGAATGTCAAAAGTACAAGGTGAAATTTATGGGATCTGTAATAATACCAAAAAACCGCCAATGagggaagaagaatgaaagcCGGGAAAGTGATTCGATTAAAAACACCTAACATAATCAAAAACCCAAGAATCATCGAAGCCTGGCAGGCAGGTACCTTCCGCTTTTTTTCATCGAGGATTAATTCATTGTAAAGTGCCAGCACTAAAAGTAAAAGAATTGTCTccaatgaatttgaaaatgagtGGCTTTGGAAACTACAAGTAAGGTACGAAGTCGcaatgaaaaaattggtccTCTTAGAATCAATTCCCCTAGTTTCActtaatctcttgaaaactAATTGACAAAGTGCAATGTATATCAGGAAGTTTTGAAGCCGAACCAAGCCCAAAATAGTCATGGAATCCCTGACTTTGAAAATGGTCAGAATGATAAAATACAGTGGACCGTAATTAAGCAATAGAGGTACAAAGCTTCTAGCCGCATTCAATGGCTCGAATTCCCAAGGAAGAGACCCATTAACTCCTAGATACCGTACAGCAAGCACTTCAAGACTCTGAAAATGTTCATCCGGATGAACATACGAAGATTGCAAAGCGATAAACCCACTGATAGCCAATGCAGTGAGCTGCAACGGGCTCCAGGACATCTTCCAAGTCTAATGTCACTAAGCTATAATACTGATCAAATATGATTGACAGTCCCATTAAAAGTGAGAGTTGGATAGTAACTTTTAACGAGGTGCAAAATTTTCTGAACAATGTTTAGATCTAGGCCCATACTAAGGGACTTTAATGATAACAGCCAGACGATGAAGTTTAATTGGAAGTTGCAACGCTTCGCTACTGTGTTTTACCCATTATTTGTTGTTTGATCACcaaattgattttggaAATCAAAAAACTGTGAAATATGCTGGACGAGCAGGCAATTTTGAACTGCGTTGAGCAGACCATGATTGCCGATGCCAAAGTCATTAAAGAAGCTGAATTACAACTTTTTGAATACCAAAAGAGACCTGGCTTTACCACTTTTCTGCTAAAAGTTctttcagatgaagagattccTACTCACATCCGTTTATCTTCCGCAATCTACTTTAAAAACAAAATCCAGAGGTCTTGGAATGCCACTAATCGTGAAGATGGAATCAAGCCAGATGAGCAACAAGTAATTAAGGAAAACTTGATTCAAGCTCTGGTCAAGAATTCTGAGAATAATCATATAAGACCGCATTTGACGGAATCCGTTAGAGGGATACTGGGTAACAATGATGAATGGGATTTGACTGGAGTCATTAATGACCTACTAAATAGTGGGAAACAAGAATATGTCTACAGTGGTCTATTACTCCTTTTCGAGGTCTGTATTGCTCACAGATGGAGTATGGCGGACCACCGTCAAGAGATCGATAGGGTGATTGCGATAGTTTTCCCTACAATAGAAGTTATTGCATCACAATTGGCAGATCGCGAGGATTACAGATCGAATGAGCTGATGTATCTCATAATAAAGTGTTTCAAGTATGCCTGCTTGAACAATTTTCCCCAATATTTCCTCAACACTGAAAAGTTGAATGCATGGATTCAACTACATCTATACCTTTGTGCCAGACCGCTTCCTAAGGAGGTTTTCTCTCTTGATCCTTCTGACAGATGTTTAGATAAGAGGGTTAAAGTTAATAAATGGGGGTTTGGTAACTTGAACAGGTTTATTCACAAATTTTCCAGAGTAACAAAGTCTGTTTCACAGGAGTTCGTTTCAAAtgtcttcaacaacatcattCCTGCCATTTTGCAGGAATACTTCATAGTGATACAAGCTTGGAGAGACAAAACTCTGTGGCTAGGAGAATCTGCATTGCATTATATGattcaatttttggaaaaatgtCTTGTCACAGAGGAAGCTTATCCATTGATTCAACCTCATCTGGAGACTATCATCGAACGAGTTATCTTCCCATGTTTGTGCGCTAATGAGGAAAGTGTTCAATTGCTCGAAGAAGACCCTGAAGAATACACAAGGAGATACTTCGATATGAATAAGGAAAGCTCGACAGCCGATGTTGCATCCTGTGattttgtctttgttgTAGGGCACAAGCGTGCTTCCCAACTGGATAAGATCCTACCGTTCGTCAACAGCGTGTTTATTAGTTACACGGAAAACCCCGATGATCTGGAAACAGCATTCAAACAAGAAGGTGCCATGAGAATGATCTCCACCTTGTTCACATTATTGGATTCCCCAAGTGATCTTGAAACGATTTTCTCTCGTTACATTGTACCAATTTTATCACAA contains these protein-coding regions:
- the PNO1 gene encoding Pno1p (similar to Saccharomyces cerevisiae PNO1 (YOR145C); ancestral locus Anc_5.482) produces the protein MVAPTALRKSEVATGNGEIDGASRIIGVNNKESIDDEDDDDVMLGQEAEVQEAANEEGVKKQSKESKGVVLDDQGKPRFGSANLAKEGKVKLESRKVAVPPHRMTPLRNNWTKIYPPLVEHLKLQVRMNLKTKSVELRTNPKHTTDPGALQKGADFIKAFTLGFDLDDSIALLRLDDLYIETFEIKDVKTLNGDHLSRAIGRIAGKDGKTKFAIENATRTRIVLADSKIHILGGFTHIRMAREAVVSLILGSPPGKVYGNLRTVASRLKERY
- the MDM32 gene encoding Mdm32p (similar to Saccharomyces cerevisiae MDM32 (YOR147W); ancestral locus Anc_5.483), with product MRPFYSRTLIWTSISSFCSRNAFRTHSALKGQYNFSKLRCLHSGSTFMNRSSERHEDLMSKNTDYLHVQNILLRKNQERMNKKQVLSEATNFYERFKINTKWLLIRGNRPFSANEISTMFSWLLISQIVWIILGTTTFVSILLLIFNTVFAKEMVGKCIGKLLNVFLEDVDIKFEDALVPEWKKGCIRFNKVELKTINRDDSVDQSADNSEQNLKFSLKFHEIELTLSLKKWLLGNGPINDLSVYGMRGDVSVNYAYEQTPQDLFIDWFSNKEYRLGRVQLTDSCVNIHDEQLDMKYRVSIYNLVMPQLRFEWMIPDFFNADVATGAINHSLFTIHKRQHKLVYSNELERDLSPWKRITRLKLDSINVKDLGLNKSNVFNWFEDGNLEITADIMLPHESDENKENKYMVLDFRFKFKDLRARFPDNAPRLSTGEELISLEELKPLISFINTQNGYFRSMVNIENTNAVWNAPNVSVNKVVSYPNVTVIPSAQWNDGEDEVGSKGQEIIKFHEQPFHNNNEIVLRCRIAKNIQELNDKVMFQETGVYDTLSMELYVDLIRMVEEWEYKKKNDFMKLWGTTVASQLLLFGIGAMV
- the SPP2 gene encoding spliceosome ATPase-activating subunit SPP2 (similar to Saccharomyces cerevisiae SPP2 (YOR148C); ancestral locus Anc_5.484), with the protein product MNGGFCLNLNKKSKNGQKDAKKRKRQNVFGGDEGAGGKAKISITHVEEFKEKKPKQLVIKAKRLVSTLAEALDVKEETEVKFGLINSTDDDQELPNDKSVTRERLTNSESRWLSNIPETTTEEEYEAVPVEDFGKAMLRGMGWDSDEEDDSNEQKKIKLPHEEARPLFMGIGAKAHSKGREPSHTPDDSFLPIVRVIRDQASERTLE
- the SHE9 gene encoding She9p (similar to Saccharomyces cerevisiae SHE9 (YDR393W); ancestral locus Anc_5.485), which gives rise to MIPRRQVQLTIFGRAELLYVTGIVQKAHFTSRGCLLQISKESTRTENSKQTRTLWDLWEPRWKKIQNQLNDTRSLLNRYSSQLSYHASKAKTSIQEANKKLAAQEREKSDQRLNYNKDVKTSEKIKDLPSQRELHRRKWSRKLEFYFDSLQETIFTATRALNDVTGYSSIQRLRNSIELLEKSTEENRIELKKLKDTYADAIEQRTRSQKELNELLQRKSSWSPTDLERFTEIYKDDALNLKREQELKLEVSAKESKQEELGDDLYRAILTRYHEEQIWSDKIRRTSTWGTFILMGVNIFLFLVFQLLLEPWKRRRLTRSFEDKVKKALEDYSVEQNLKLEAMSANIKRGSSRVEEPQRITTEKVPPQEPRIVLTAPEQSEHETIKNKQLIERVWAWIKNFGNKFQPSSISQWDSQTTFSNVELYTYSILLLFLGVVSTALIK
- the RPT3 gene encoding proteasome regulatory particle base subunit RPT3 (similar to Saccharomyces cerevisiae RPT3 (YDR394W); ancestral locus Anc_5.486), with the translated sequence MDELGIINPAETAVEERAAVKSYGALLSQLNNNNANLGSNTSSDVYLKLKRLEKEYELLTLQGDYIKDEQRHLKRELLRAQEEVKRIQSVPLVIGQFLEPIDQNTGIVSSTTGMSYVVRILSTLDRELLKPSMSVALHRHSNALVDILPPDSDSSISIMSENEKPDVTYADVGGLDMQKQEIREAVELPLTQADLYQQIGIDPPRGVLLYGPPGTGKTMLVKAVANSTNAAFIRVNGSEFVHKYLGEGPRMVRDVFRLARENAPSIIFIDEVDSIATKRFDAQTGSDREVQRILIELLTQMDGFDQSTNVKVIMATNRADTLDPALLRPGRLDRKIEFPSLRDRRERRLIFGTIAAKMSLAPETDLDSLIIRNDSLSGATIAAIMQEAGLRAVRKNRYVILQSDLEEAYAAQVKTDSDVDKFDFYK
- the SMP3 gene encoding glycosylphosphatidylinositol-alpha 1,2 mannosyltransferase (similar to Saccharomyces cerevisiae SMP3 (YOR149C); ancestral locus Anc_5.487) — translated: MSWSPLQLTALAISGFIALQSSYVHPDEHFQSLEVLAVRYLGVNGSLPWEFEPLNAARSFVPLLLNYGPLYFIILTIFKVRDSMTILGLVRLQNFLIYIALCQLVFKRLSETRGIDSKRTNFFIATSYLTCSFQSHSFSNSLETILLLLVLALYNELILDEKKRKVPACQASMILGFLIMLGVFNRITFPAFILLPSLAVFWYYYRSHKFHLVLLTFVSLICCLIFVEIDTVLYQSSKWVIAPLNNLLYNFDESNLQLHGLHPRYNHMLLNLPQIMGPAFLFLNPRSMNSFTRNLPLLSVLSGLLLLSAFKHQELRFLIPLAPQMFSCFDDQTFFQSTRSVHVKRLWLIFNLFLAIVMGIYHQGGILRVISYFQRDDSPLGVHIWWKTYSPPTWMYMNKELTTSTTLIENDIESIDLLPFETTKNHIVDLKGCDIELLNTTLHQFLRNGANVNLIAPNSVKSRLEKLSQFMLVPAREEKAHLDLDHLDFGDFSTFAPGITVYNVSLL